In the Lates calcarifer isolate ASB-BC8 linkage group LG24, TLL_Latcal_v3, whole genome shotgun sequence genome, one interval contains:
- the LOC108885063 gene encoding uncharacterized protein LOC108885063 isoform X15, with translation MGFFLRWLLLSFIAVGRHPAHSFGSFETYWHNEVPAVVYQPLSLSFNTGEDSSGSPGPLGDDSSSNANQVVGSYQPQQPVYQPQVPKQPQQPQQPVYQPQVPKQPNNPSSLSTNHRRPRYPSNPSSPSTNHRRPRYPSNPSSPSTNHRRPRYPSNPNNPSSQSTAQQPQQPVYQPQAPQVPKQPQQPVYQPQAPQVPKQPQQPVYQPQAPQVPKQPQQPQQPVYRPQQPQAPQVPKQPQQPVYQPQAPQVPKQPQQPQQPVYRPQQPQVPKQPQQPVYQPQVPKQPQQPVYRPQQPQAPQVPKQPLYWRQQPQAPKVPKPSQVPKFPQEPKQPGYPPKRPQMPRYRPQQSQAPLQPQAPTQPGYQPERSQLPFHQLKRPGFMFKRPQMSRYLPKQPQASKRHFNQQPQR, from the exons ATGGGGTTTTTCTTAAg ATGGTTGCTGTTGTCCTTTATTGCTGTAGGAAGACATCCAG CCCACAGCTTTGGATCTTTTGAGACTTATTGGCATAATGAAGTGCCAGCAGTGGTTTATCAACCACTGTCGCTCAGCTTTAACACCGGGGAGGACTCTTCAGGGAGCCCTGGGCCACTCGGTGATGATTCAAGCTCAAATGCAAACCAG GTAGTGGGATCTTACCAGCCCCAGCAGCCCGTCTACCAGCCCCAGGTACCCAAGCAGCCCCAACAACCCCAGCA GCCAGTCTACCAGCCCCAGGTACCCAAGCAGCCCAACAACCCCAGCAGCCTGTCTACCAACCACAG GCGCCCCAGGTACCCAAGCAACCCCAGCAGCCCGTCTACCAACCACAGGCGCCCCAGGTACCCAAGCAACCCCAGCAGCCCGTCTACCAACCACAGGCGCCCCAGGTACCCAAGCAACCCCAACAACCCCAGCAGCCAGTCTACCGCCCAGCAACCCCAGCAGCCCGTCTACCAACCACAGGCGCCCCAGGTACCCAAGCAACCGCAGCAGCCCGTCTACCAACCACAGGCGCCCCAGGTACCCAAGCAACCGCAGCAGCCCGTCTACCAACCACAGGCGCCCCAG GTACCCAAGCAACCCCAACAACCCCAGCAGCCGGTCTACCGGCCCCAGCAACCACAGGCGCCCCAG GTACCCAAGCAACCCCAGCAGCCCGTCTACCAACCACAGGCGCCCCAG GTACCCAAGCAGCCCCAACAACCCCAGCAGCCGGTCTACCGGCCCCAGCAACCACAGGTACCCAAGCAGCCCCAGCAGCCTGTCTACCAGCCCCAGGTACCAAAGCAACCCCAGCAGCCGGTCTACCGGCCCCAGCAACCACAGGCGCCCCAGGTACCAAAGCAACCCCTCTACTGGCGCCAGCAGCCACAGGCACCCAAAGTACCCAAGCCATCTCAGGTGCCCAAGTTCCCTCAGGAACCCAAGCAGCCTGGCTACCCACCCAAGCGGCCCCAGATGCCAAGATACAGGCCTCAGCAGTCACAAGCACCCCTACAACCCCAGGCTCCCACTCAGCCTGGCTACCAGCCTGAGCGGAGCCAGCTGCCTTTCCACCAGCTCAAACGGCCTGGCTTCATGTTCAAGAGGCCCCAGATGTCGCGCTACCTGCCCAAGCAGCCTCAAGCATCCAAACGGCACTTTAACCAGCAGCCACAGAGATAA
- the LOC108885063 gene encoding uncharacterized protein LOC108885063 isoform X27 — translation MGFFLRWLLLSFIAVGRHPAHSFGSFETYWHNEVPAVVYQPLSLSFNTGEDSSGSPGPLGDDSSSNANQVVGSYQPQQPVYQPQVPKQPQQPQQPVYQPQVPKQPNNPSSLSTNHRRPRYPSNPSSPSTNHRRPRYPSNPSSPSTNHRRPRYPSNPNNPSSQSTAQQPQQPVYQPQAPQVPKQPQQPVYQPQAPQVPKQPQQPVYQPQAPQVPKQPQQPVYQPQAPQVPKQPQQPQQPVYRPQQPQAPQVPKQLQQPVYQPQVPKQPQQPQQPVYRPQQPQAPQVPKQPLYWRQQPQAPKVPKPSQVPKFPQEPKQPGYPPKRPQMPRYRPQQSQAPLQPQAPTQPGYQPERSQLPFHQLKRPGFMFKRPQMSRYLPKQPQASKRHFNQQPQR, via the exons ATGGGGTTTTTCTTAAg ATGGTTGCTGTTGTCCTTTATTGCTGTAGGAAGACATCCAG CCCACAGCTTTGGATCTTTTGAGACTTATTGGCATAATGAAGTGCCAGCAGTGGTTTATCAACCACTGTCGCTCAGCTTTAACACCGGGGAGGACTCTTCAGGGAGCCCTGGGCCACTCGGTGATGATTCAAGCTCAAATGCAAACCAG GTAGTGGGATCTTACCAGCCCCAGCAGCCCGTCTACCAGCCCCAGGTACCCAAGCAGCCCCAACAACCCCAGCA GCCAGTCTACCAGCCCCAGGTACCCAAGCAGCCCAACAACCCCAGCAGCCTGTCTACCAACCACAG GCGCCCCAGGTACCCAAGCAACCCCAGCAGCCCGTCTACCAACCACAGGCGCCCCAGGTACCCAAGCAACCCCAGCAGCCCGTCTACCAACCACAGGCGCCCCAGGTACCCAAGCAACCCCAACAACCCCAGCAGCCAGTCTACCGCCCAGCAACCCCAGCAGCCCGTCTACCAACCACAGGCGCCCCAGGTACCCAAGCAACCGCAGCAGCCCGTCTACCAACCACAGGCGCCCCAGGTACCCAAGCAACCGCAGCAGCCCGTCTACCAACCACAGGCGCCCCAG GTACCCAAGCAACCCCAGCAGCCCGTCTACCAACCACAGGCGCCCCAGGTACCCAAGCAACCCCAACAACCCCAGCAGCCGGTCTACCGGCCCCAGCAACCACAGGCGCCCCAG GTACCAAAGCAACTGCAGCAGCCCGTCTACCAGCCCCAGGTACCCAAGCAGCCCCAACAACCCCAGCAGCCGGTCTACCGGCCCCAGCAACCACAG GCGCCCCAGGTACCAAAGCAACCCCTCTACTGGCGCCAGCAGCCACAGGCACCCAAAGTACCCAAGCCATCTCAGGTGCCCAAGTTCCCTCAGGAACCCAAGCAGCCTGGCTACCCACCCAAGCGGCCCCAGATGCCAAGATACAGGCCTCAGCAGTCACAAGCACCCCTACAACCCCAGGCTCCCACTCAGCCTGGCTACCAGCCTGAGCGGAGCCAGCTGCCTTTCCACCAGCTCAAACGGCCTGGCTTCATGTTCAAGAGGCCCCAGATGTCGCGCTACCTGCCCAAGCAGCCTCAAGCATCCAAACGGCACTTTAACCAGCAGCCACAGAGATAA
- the LOC108885063 gene encoding uncharacterized protein LOC108885063 isoform X31: protein MGFFLRWLLLSFIAVGRHPAHSFGSFETYWHNEVPAVVYQPLSLSFNTGEDSSGSPGPLGDDSSSNANQVVGSYQPQQPVYQPQVPKQPQQPQHRLPAPGTKATPAASLPAPGTQAAQQPQQPVYQPQAPQVPKQPQQPVYQPQAPQVPKQPQQPVYQPQAPQVPKQPQQPVYQPQAPQVPKQPQQPVYQPQAPQVPKQPQQPQQPVYRPQQPQAPQVPKQPQQPVYQPQAPQVPKQPQQPQQPVYRPQQPQVPKQPQQPVYQPQVPKQPQQPVYRPQQPQAPQVPKQPLYWRQQPQAPKVPKPSQVPKFPQEPKQPGYPPKRPQMPRYRPQQSQAPLQPQAPTQPGYQPERSQLPFHQLKRPGFMFKRPQMSRYLPKQPQASKRHFNQQPQR, encoded by the exons ATGGGGTTTTTCTTAAg ATGGTTGCTGTTGTCCTTTATTGCTGTAGGAAGACATCCAG CCCACAGCTTTGGATCTTTTGAGACTTATTGGCATAATGAAGTGCCAGCAGTGGTTTATCAACCACTGTCGCTCAGCTTTAACACCGGGGAGGACTCTTCAGGGAGCCCTGGGCCACTCGGTGATGATTCAAGCTCAAATGCAAACCAG GTAGTGGGATCTTACCAGCCCCAGCAGCCCGTCTACCAGCCCCAGGTACCCAAGCAGCCCCAACAACCCCAGCACCGTCTACCAGCCCCAGGTACCAAAGCAACCCCAGCAGCCAGTCTACCAGCCCCAGGTACCCAAGCAGCCCAACAACCCCAGCAGCCTGTCTACCAACCACAG GCGCCCCAGGTACCCAAGCAACCCCAGCAGCCCGTCTACCAACCACAGGCGCCCCAGGTACCCAAGCAACCCCAGCAGCCCGTCTACCAACCACAGGCGCCCCAG GTACCCAAGCAACCGCAGCAGCCCGTCTACCAACCACAGGCGCCCCAG GTACCCAAGCAACCCCAGCAGCCCGTCTACCAACCACAGGCGCCCCAGGTACCCAAGCAACCCCAACAACCCCAGCAGCCGGTCTACCGGCCCCAGCAACCACAGGCGCCCCAG GTACCCAAGCAACCCCAGCAGCCCGTCTACCAACCACAGGCGCCCCAG GTACCCAAGCAGCCCCAACAACCCCAGCAGCCGGTCTACCGGCCCCAGCAACCACAGGTACCCAAGCAGCCCCAGCAGCCTGTCTACCAGCCCCAGGTACCAAAGCAACCCCAGCAGCCGGTCTACCGGCCCCAGCAACCACAGGCGCCCCAGGTACCAAAGCAACCCCTCTACTGGCGCCAGCAGCCACAGGCACCCAAAGTACCCAAGCCATCTCAGGTGCCCAAGTTCCCTCAGGAACCCAAGCAGCCTGGCTACCCACCCAAGCGGCCCCAGATGCCAAGATACAGGCCTCAGCAGTCACAAGCACCCCTACAACCCCAGGCTCCCACTCAGCCTGGCTACCAGCCTGAGCGGAGCCAGCTGCCTTTCCACCAGCTCAAACGGCCTGGCTTCATGTTCAAGAGGCCCCAGATGTCGCGCTACCTGCCCAAGCAGCCTCAAGCATCCAAACGGCACTTTAACCAGCAGCCACAGAGATAA
- the LOC108885063 gene encoding uncharacterized protein LOC108885063 isoform X37, translating into MGFFLRWLLLSFIAVGRHPAHSFGSFETYWHNEVPAVVYQPLSLSFNTGEDSSGSPGPLGDDSSSNANQVVGSYQPQQPVYQPQVPKQPQQPQQPVYQPQVPKQPQQPVYQPQAPQVPKQPQQPVYQPQAPQVPKQPQQPVYQPQAPQVPKQPQQPVYQPQAPQVPKQPQQPVYQPQAPQVPKQPQQPQQPVYRPQQPQAPQVPKQPQQPVYQPQAPQVPKQPQQPQQPVYRPQQPQVPKQPQQPVYQPQVPKQPQQPVYRPQQPQAPQVPKQPLYWRQQPQAPKVPKPSQVPKFPQEPKQPGYPPKRPQMPRYRPQQSQAPLQPQAPTQPGYQPERSQLPFHQLKRPGFMFKRPQMSRYLPKQPQASKRHFNQQPQR; encoded by the exons ATGGGGTTTTTCTTAAg ATGGTTGCTGTTGTCCTTTATTGCTGTAGGAAGACATCCAG CCCACAGCTTTGGATCTTTTGAGACTTATTGGCATAATGAAGTGCCAGCAGTGGTTTATCAACCACTGTCGCTCAGCTTTAACACCGGGGAGGACTCTTCAGGGAGCCCTGGGCCACTCGGTGATGATTCAAGCTCAAATGCAAACCAG GTAGTGGGATCTTACCAGCCCCAGCAGCCCGTCTACCAGCCCCAGGTACCCAAGCAGCCCCAACAACCCCAGCA GCCAGTCTACCAGCCCCAG GTACCCAAGCAACCCCAGCAGCCCGTCTACCAACCACAGGCGCCCCAGGTACCCAAGCAACCCCAGCAGCCCGTCTACCAACCACAGGCGCCCCAG GTACCCAAGCAACCGCAGCAGCCCGTCTACCAACCACAGGCGCCCCAGGTACCCAAGCAACCGCAGCAGCCCGTCTACCAACCACAGGCGCCCCAG GTACCCAAGCAACCCCAGCAGCCCGTCTACCAACCACAGGCGCCCCAGGTACCCAAGCAACCCCAACAACCCCAGCAGCCGGTCTACCGGCCCCAGCAACCACAGGCGCCCCAG GTACCCAAGCAACCCCAGCAGCCCGTCTACCAACCACAGGCGCCCCAG GTACCCAAGCAGCCCCAACAACCCCAGCAGCCGGTCTACCGGCCCCAGCAACCACAGGTACCCAAGCAGCCCCAGCAGCCTGTCTACCAGCCCCAGGTACCAAAGCAACCCCAGCAGCCGGTCTACCGGCCCCAGCAACCACAGGCGCCCCAGGTACCAAAGCAACCCCTCTACTGGCGCCAGCAGCCACAGGCACCCAAAGTACCCAAGCCATCTCAGGTGCCCAAGTTCCCTCAGGAACCCAAGCAGCCTGGCTACCCACCCAAGCGGCCCCAGATGCCAAGATACAGGCCTCAGCAGTCACAAGCACCCCTACAACCCCAGGCTCCCACTCAGCCTGGCTACCAGCCTGAGCGGAGCCAGCTGCCTTTCCACCAGCTCAAACGGCCTGGCTTCATGTTCAAGAGGCCCCAGATGTCGCGCTACCTGCCCAAGCAGCCTCAAGCATCCAAACGGCACTTTAACCAGCAGCCACAGAGATAA
- the LOC108885063 gene encoding sporozoite surface protein 2 isoform X36, with protein sequence MGFFLRWLLLSFIAVGRHPAHSFGSFETYWHNEVPAVVYQPLSLSFNTGEDSSGSPGPLGDDSSSNANQVVGSYQPQQPVYQPQVPKQPQQPQQPVYQPQVPKQPNNPSSLSTNHRRPRYPSNPSSPSTNHRRPRYPSNPSSPSTNHRRPRYPSNPNNPSSQSTAQQPQQPVYQPQAPQVPKQPQQPVYQPQAPQVPKQPQQPVYQPQAPQVPKQPQQPVYQPQAPQVPKQPQQPQQPVYRPQQPQAPQVPKQPQQPQQPVYRPQQPQAPQVPKQPLYWRQQPQAPKVPKPSQVPKFPQEPKQPGYPPKRPQMPRYRPQQSQAPLQPQAPTQPGYQPERSQLPFHQLKRPGFMFKRPQMSRYLPKQPQASKRHFNQQPQR encoded by the exons ATGGGGTTTTTCTTAAg ATGGTTGCTGTTGTCCTTTATTGCTGTAGGAAGACATCCAG CCCACAGCTTTGGATCTTTTGAGACTTATTGGCATAATGAAGTGCCAGCAGTGGTTTATCAACCACTGTCGCTCAGCTTTAACACCGGGGAGGACTCTTCAGGGAGCCCTGGGCCACTCGGTGATGATTCAAGCTCAAATGCAAACCAG GTAGTGGGATCTTACCAGCCCCAGCAGCCCGTCTACCAGCCCCAGGTACCCAAGCAGCCCCAACAACCCCAGCA GCCAGTCTACCAGCCCCAGGTACCCAAGCAGCCCAACAACCCCAGCAGCCTGTCTACCAACCACAG GCGCCCCAGGTACCCAAGCAACCCCAGCAGCCCGTCTACCAACCACAGGCGCCCCAGGTACCCAAGCAACCCCAGCAGCCCGTCTACCAACCACAGGCGCCCCAGGTACCCAAGCAACCCCAACAACCCCAGCAGCCAGTCTACCGCCCAGCAACCCCAGCAGCCCGTCTACCAACCACAGGCGCCCCAGGTACCCAAGCAACCGCAGCAGCCCGTCTACCAACCACAGGCGCCCCAGGTACCCAAGCAACCGCAGCAGCCCGTCTACCAACCACAGGCGCCCCAG GTACCCAAGCAACCCCAGCAGCCCGTCTACCAACCACAGGCGCCCCAGGTACCCAAGCAACCCCAACAACCCCAGCAGCCGGTCTACCGGCCCCAGCAACCACAGGCGCCCCAG GTACCCAAGCAGCCCCAACAACCCCAGCAGCCGGTCTACCGGCCCCAGCAACCACAG GCGCCCCAGGTACCAAAGCAACCCCTCTACTGGCGCCAGCAGCCACAGGCACCCAAAGTACCCAAGCCATCTCAGGTGCCCAAGTTCCCTCAGGAACCCAAGCAGCCTGGCTACCCACCCAAGCGGCCCCAGATGCCAAGATACAGGCCTCAGCAGTCACAAGCACCCCTACAACCCCAGGCTCCCACTCAGCCTGGCTACCAGCCTGAGCGGAGCCAGCTGCCTTTCCACCAGCTCAAACGGCCTGGCTTCATGTTCAAGAGGCCCCAGATGTCGCGCTACCTGCCCAAGCAGCCTCAAGCATCCAAACGGCACTTTAACCAGCAGCCACAGAGATAA
- the LOC108885063 gene encoding sporozoite surface protein 2 isoform X17: protein MGFFLRWLLLSFIAVGRHPAHSFGSFETYWHNEVPAVVYQPLSLSFNTGEDSSGSPGPLGDDSSSNANQVVGSYQPQQPVYQPQVPKQPQQPQQPVYQPQVPKQPNNPSSLSTNHRRPRYPSNPSSPSTNHRRPRYPSNPSSPSTNHRRPRYPSNPNNPSSQSTAQQPQQPVYQPQAPQVPKQPQQPVYQPQAPQVPKQPQQPVYQPQAPQVPKQPQQPVYQPQAPQVPKQPQQPQQPVYRPQQPQAPQVPKQPQQPQQPVYRPQQPQVPKQPQQPVYQPQVPKQPQQPVYRPQQPQAPQVPKQPLYWRQQPQAPKVPKPSQVPKFPQEPKQPGYPPKRPQMPRYRPQQSQAPLQPQAPTQPGYQPERSQLPFHQLKRPGFMFKRPQMSRYLPKQPQASKRHFNQQPQR, encoded by the exons ATGGGGTTTTTCTTAAg ATGGTTGCTGTTGTCCTTTATTGCTGTAGGAAGACATCCAG CCCACAGCTTTGGATCTTTTGAGACTTATTGGCATAATGAAGTGCCAGCAGTGGTTTATCAACCACTGTCGCTCAGCTTTAACACCGGGGAGGACTCTTCAGGGAGCCCTGGGCCACTCGGTGATGATTCAAGCTCAAATGCAAACCAG GTAGTGGGATCTTACCAGCCCCAGCAGCCCGTCTACCAGCCCCAGGTACCCAAGCAGCCCCAACAACCCCAGCA GCCAGTCTACCAGCCCCAGGTACCCAAGCAGCCCAACAACCCCAGCAGCCTGTCTACCAACCACAG GCGCCCCAGGTACCCAAGCAACCCCAGCAGCCCGTCTACCAACCACAGGCGCCCCAGGTACCCAAGCAACCCCAGCAGCCCGTCTACCAACCACAGGCGCCCCAGGTACCCAAGCAACCCCAACAACCCCAGCAGCCAGTCTACCGCCCAGCAACCCCAGCAGCCCGTCTACCAACCACAGGCGCCCCAGGTACCCAAGCAACCGCAGCAGCCCGTCTACCAACCACAGGCGCCCCAGGTACCCAAGCAACCGCAGCAGCCCGTCTACCAACCACAGGCGCCCCAG GTACCCAAGCAACCCCAGCAGCCCGTCTACCAACCACAGGCGCCCCAGGTACCCAAGCAACCCCAACAACCCCAGCAGCCGGTCTACCGGCCCCAGCAACCACAGGCGCCCCAG GTACCCAAGCAGCCCCAACAACCCCAGCAGCCGGTCTACCGGCCCCAGCAACCACAGGTACCCAAGCAGCCCCAGCAGCCTGTCTACCAGCCCCAGGTACCAAAGCAACCCCAGCAGCCGGTCTACCGGCCCCAGCAACCACAGGCGCCCCAGGTACCAAAGCAACCCCTCTACTGGCGCCAGCAGCCACAGGCACCCAAAGTACCCAAGCCATCTCAGGTGCCCAAGTTCCCTCAGGAACCCAAGCAGCCTGGCTACCCACCCAAGCGGCCCCAGATGCCAAGATACAGGCCTCAGCAGTCACAAGCACCCCTACAACCCCAGGCTCCCACTCAGCCTGGCTACCAGCCTGAGCGGAGCCAGCTGCCTTTCCACCAGCTCAAACGGCCTGGCTTCATGTTCAAGAGGCCCCAGATGTCGCGCTACCTGCCCAAGCAGCCTCAAGCATCCAAACGGCACTTTAACCAGCAGCCACAGAGATAA
- the LOC108885063 gene encoding uncharacterized protein LOC108885063 isoform X18, which translates to MGFFLRWLLLSFIAVGRHPAHSFGSFETYWHNEVPAVVYQPLSLSFNTGEDSSGSPGPLGDDSSSNANQVVGSYQPQQPVYQPQVPKQPQQPQQPVYQPQVPKQPNNPSSLSTNHRRPRYPSNPSSPSTNHRRPRYPSNPNNPSSQSTAQQPQQPVYQPQAPQVPKQPQQPVYQPQAPQVPKQPQQPVYQPQAPQVPKQPQQPVYQPQAPQVPKQPQQPQQPVYRPQQPQAPQVPKQPQQPVYQPQAPQVPKQPQQPQQPVYRPQQPQVPKQPQQPVYQPQVPKQPQQPVYRPQQPQAPQVPKQPLYWRQQPQAPKVPKPSQVPKFPQEPKQPGYPPKRPQMPRYRPQQSQAPLQPQAPTQPGYQPERSQLPFHQLKRPGFMFKRPQMSRYLPKQPQASKRHFNQQPQR; encoded by the exons ATGGGGTTTTTCTTAAg ATGGTTGCTGTTGTCCTTTATTGCTGTAGGAAGACATCCAG CCCACAGCTTTGGATCTTTTGAGACTTATTGGCATAATGAAGTGCCAGCAGTGGTTTATCAACCACTGTCGCTCAGCTTTAACACCGGGGAGGACTCTTCAGGGAGCCCTGGGCCACTCGGTGATGATTCAAGCTCAAATGCAAACCAG GTAGTGGGATCTTACCAGCCCCAGCAGCCCGTCTACCAGCCCCAGGTACCCAAGCAGCCCCAACAACCCCAGCA GCCAGTCTACCAGCCCCAGGTACCCAAGCAGCCCAACAACCCCAGCAGCCTGTCTACCAACCACAG GCGCCCCAGGTACCCAAGCAACCCCAGCAGCCCGTCTACCAACCACAGGCGCCCCAGGTACCCAAGCAACCCCAACAACCCCAGCAGCCAGTCTACCGCCCAGCAACCCCAGCAGCCCGTCTACCAACCACAGGCGCCCCAGGTACCCAAGCAACCGCAGCAGCCCGTCTACCAACCACAGGCGCCCCAGGTACCCAAGCAACCGCAGCAGCCCGTCTACCAACCACAGGCGCCCCAG GTACCCAAGCAACCCCAGCAGCCCGTCTACCAACCACAGGCGCCCCAGGTACCCAAGCAACCCCAACAACCCCAGCAGCCGGTCTACCGGCCCCAGCAACCACAGGCGCCCCAG GTACCCAAGCAACCCCAGCAGCCCGTCTACCAACCACAGGCGCCCCAG GTACCCAAGCAGCCCCAACAACCCCAGCAGCCGGTCTACCGGCCCCAGCAACCACAGGTACCCAAGCAGCCCCAGCAGCCTGTCTACCAGCCCCAGGTACCAAAGCAACCCCAGCAGCCGGTCTACCGGCCCCAGCAACCACAGGCGCCCCAGGTACCAAAGCAACCCCTCTACTGGCGCCAGCAGCCACAGGCACCCAAAGTACCCAAGCCATCTCAGGTGCCCAAGTTCCCTCAGGAACCCAAGCAGCCTGGCTACCCACCCAAGCGGCCCCAGATGCCAAGATACAGGCCTCAGCAGTCACAAGCACCCCTACAACCCCAGGCTCCCACTCAGCCTGGCTACCAGCCTGAGCGGAGCCAGCTGCCTTTCCACCAGCTCAAACGGCCTGGCTTCATGTTCAAGAGGCCCCAGATGTCGCGCTACCTGCCCAAGCAGCCTCAAGCATCCAAACGGCACTTTAACCAGCAGCCACAGAGATAA
- the LOC108885063 gene encoding uncharacterized protein LOC108885063 isoform X20, with translation MGFFLRWLLLSFIAVGRHPAHSFGSFETYWHNEVPAVVYQPLSLSFNTGEDSSGSPGPLGDDSSSNANQVVGSYQPQQPVYQPQVPKQPQQPQHRLPAPGTKATPAASLPAPGTQAAQQPQQPVYQPQAPQVPKQPQQPVYQPQAPQVPKQPQQPVYQPQAPQVPKQPQQPVYQPQAPQVPKQPQQPVYQPQAPQVPKQPQQPVYQPQAPQVPKQPQQPQQPVYRPQQPQAPQVPKQPQQPVYQPQAPQVPKQPQQPQQPVYRPQQPQVPKQPQQPVYQPQVPKQPQQPVYRPQQPQAPQVPKQPLYWRQQPQAPKVPKPSQVPKFPQEPKQPGYPPKRPQMPRYRPQQSQAPLQPQAPTQPGYQPERSQLPFHQLKRPGFMFKRPQMSRYLPKQPQASKRHFNQQPQR, from the exons ATGGGGTTTTTCTTAAg ATGGTTGCTGTTGTCCTTTATTGCTGTAGGAAGACATCCAG CCCACAGCTTTGGATCTTTTGAGACTTATTGGCATAATGAAGTGCCAGCAGTGGTTTATCAACCACTGTCGCTCAGCTTTAACACCGGGGAGGACTCTTCAGGGAGCCCTGGGCCACTCGGTGATGATTCAAGCTCAAATGCAAACCAG GTAGTGGGATCTTACCAGCCCCAGCAGCCCGTCTACCAGCCCCAGGTACCCAAGCAGCCCCAACAACCCCAGCACCGTCTACCAGCCCCAGGTACCAAAGCAACCCCAGCAGCCAGTCTACCAGCCCCAGGTACCCAAGCAGCCCAACAACCCCAGCAGCCTGTCTACCAACCACAG GCGCCCCAGGTACCCAAGCAACCCCAGCAGCCCGTCTACCAACCACAGGCGCCCCAGGTACCCAAGCAACCCCAGCAGCCCGTCTACCAACCACAGGCGCCCCAG GTACCCAAGCAACCGCAGCAGCCCGTCTACCAACCACAGGCGCCCCAGGTACCCAAGCAACCGCAGCAGCCCGTCTACCAACCACAGGCGCCCCAG GTACCCAAGCAACCCCAGCAGCCCGTCTACCAACCACAGGCGCCCCAGGTACCCAAGCAACCCCAACAACCCCAGCAGCCGGTCTACCGGCCCCAGCAACCACAGGCGCCCCAG GTACCCAAGCAACCCCAGCAGCCCGTCTACCAACCACAGGCGCCCCAG GTACCCAAGCAGCCCCAACAACCCCAGCAGCCGGTCTACCGGCCCCAGCAACCACAGGTACCCAAGCAGCCCCAGCAGCCTGTCTACCAGCCCCAGGTACCAAAGCAACCCCAGCAGCCGGTCTACCGGCCCCAGCAACCACAGGCGCCCCAGGTACCAAAGCAACCCCTCTACTGGCGCCAGCAGCCACAGGCACCCAAAGTACCCAAGCCATCTCAGGTGCCCAAGTTCCCTCAGGAACCCAAGCAGCCTGGCTACCCACCCAAGCGGCCCCAGATGCCAAGATACAGGCCTCAGCAGTCACAAGCACCCCTACAACCCCAGGCTCCCACTCAGCCTGGCTACCAGCCTGAGCGGAGCCAGCTGCCTTTCCACCAGCTCAAACGGCCTGGCTTCATGTTCAAGAGGCCCCAGATGTCGCGCTACCTGCCCAAGCAGCCTCAAGCATCCAAACGGCACTTTAACCAGCAGCCACAGAGATAA